From a single Miscanthus floridulus cultivar M001 chromosome 8, ASM1932011v1, whole genome shotgun sequence genomic region:
- the LOC136477342 gene encoding uncharacterized protein At5g03900, chloroplastic-like isoform X1, producing the protein MAAAASISLSLHLRFRPPLPPPRNPPHHAPLSLLSPSLPAPCRLRVAPGRPSASPWRPDVRARAGGTIGAPPALARPGGAVETDRLPSDVRDRAMEAVDHFGGRVTIGDVASRAGLQLAQAERALQALAADTEGFLEVSEDGEVLYVFPKDYRAKLAGKSFRMRVEPLVDKAKQVGAYLVRVSFGTALVASIVLVYTTIIAILSSSSSDEDSRGRRRRSYGSTVIIPTDMFWYLDADYYRRRRVENKNGMNFIESVFSFVFGDGDPNDGLEEKRWKMIGQYISSNGGVVTAEELAPFLDVPPPSEESKDDESFVLPVLLRFQGHPEIDEQGNILYRFPSLQRTASSKSGRSREYVGTKWSAMFSGIEKYLEEKSWKFSKANASEKAMVAGLGGLNLFGVIILGNLLKQMTVTPGGLISFVAQLYPLLQIYAGSFFAIPLFRWFLLRKTNNDIRKRNKAREQRAQELVSPDSSLRRKLLSARDMAERKVITPEEIVYTTEKDLLEQDYEVKEWERRFKELESE; encoded by the exons atggccgccgccgcctccatctcTCTATCCCTCCACCTTCGTTTCCGCCCGCCCCTCCCTCCTCCACGCAACCCCCCGCACCACGCCCCCTTGTCCttgctctccccttcccttccTGCCCCCTGCCGCCTCCGCGTCGCTCCCGGCCGCCCCTCAGCGTCCCCGTGGCGCCCCGACGTGCGGGCGCGCGCTGGAGGTACCATCGGGGCGCCGCCTGCGCTTGCGCGCCCGGGCGGCGCCGTGGAGACGGACCGCCTCCCCTCCGACGTGCGGGACCGCGCCATGGAGGCGGTCGACCACTTCGGCGGTCGCGTCACCATAGGCGACGTCGCCTCTCGCGCTGGGCTGCAGCTCGCGCAGGCAGAGCGCGCGCTCCAAGCACTCGCCGCCGACACTGAAGGCTTCCTGGAG GTATCGGAGGACGGGGAGGTGCTATACGTCTTCCCAAAGGACTACAGGGCAAAGCTGGCTGGCAAATCGTTTAGGATGCGGGTCGAGCCTCTGGTTGACAAAGCCAAG CAAGTGGGTGCTTATCTGGTACGTGTTTCATTTGGCACTGCGCTCGTTGCCTCAATTGTGCTGGTGTACACTACAATCATTGCCATTCTCTCAAGCTCAAG CAGTGATGAAGATAGTCGTGGTAGGCGGCGGAGATCTTATGGTTCTACTGTCATCATTCCAACAGATATGTTTTG GTACTTGGATGCAGATTATTACAGAAGGCGTCGAGTAGAAAACAAAAATGGGATGAACTTTATTGAATCT GTATTTTCGTTTGTGTTTGGGGATGGTGATCCAAACGATGGGCTTGAAGAGAAGCGGTGGAAGAtg ATTGGGCAGTACATTTCATCAAACGGTGGAGTTGTCACAGCTGAAGAACTAGCACCGTTTCTTGATGTGCCACCTCCATCAGAAGAGTCCAAG GACGATGAATCATTTGTTCTTCCAGTTCTTTTACGTTTCCAGGGACATCCAGAAATTGATGAGCAG GGCAATATCCTGTATCGATTCCCATCGCTGCAACGTACTGCTTCATCAAAAAGTGGTAGGAGCAGGGAATATGTGGGTACCAAATGGTCTGCAATGTTTAGCGGAATTGAAAAGTACTTAGAGGAGAAATCATGGAAATTCAG TAAAGCGAATGCATCAGAGAAGGCAATGGTTGCTGGTTTGGGAGGACTCAATCTCTTTGGTGTCATCATTCTTGGAAACTTGTTGAA GCAAATGACAGTGACACCTGGTGGACTAATCTCATTTGTGGCACAGTTATATCCTTTGCTTCAG ATATACGCTGGCTCCTTTTTTGCAATACCTTTATTTAGATGGTTTCTGCTACGCAAGACCAACAATGACATTAGAAAGAGGAATAAGGCAAGAGAACAACGAGCTCAGGAACTTGTGTCACCAGATTCTTCTCTAAGAAGAAAG TTGCTCAGTGCACGCGATATGGCTGAACGGAAAGTAATTACGCCGGAGGAGATCGTCTATACTACTGAAAAGGATCTATTGGAGCAGGATTATGAAGTCAAGGAGTGGGAGAGGAGATTTAAGGAGCTTGAATCAGAGTGA
- the LOC136477342 gene encoding uncharacterized protein At5g03900, chloroplastic-like isoform X2 produces MAAAASISLSLHLRFRPPLPPPRNPPHHAPLSLLSPSLPAPCRLRVAPGRPSASPWRPDVRARAGGTIGAPPALARPGGAVETDRLPSDVRDRAMEAVDHFGGRVTIGDVASRAGLQLAQAERALQALAADTEGFLEVSEDGEVLYVFPKDYRAKLAGKSFRMRVEPLVDKAKQVGAYLVRVSFGTALVASIVLVYTTIIAILSSSSDEDSRGRRRRSYGSTVIIPTDMFWYLDADYYRRRRVENKNGMNFIESVFSFVFGDGDPNDGLEEKRWKMIGQYISSNGGVVTAEELAPFLDVPPPSEESKDDESFVLPVLLRFQGHPEIDEQGNILYRFPSLQRTASSKSGRSREYVGTKWSAMFSGIEKYLEEKSWKFSKANASEKAMVAGLGGLNLFGVIILGNLLKQMTVTPGGLISFVAQLYPLLQIYAGSFFAIPLFRWFLLRKTNNDIRKRNKAREQRAQELVSPDSSLRRKLLSARDMAERKVITPEEIVYTTEKDLLEQDYEVKEWERRFKELESE; encoded by the exons atggccgccgccgcctccatctcTCTATCCCTCCACCTTCGTTTCCGCCCGCCCCTCCCTCCTCCACGCAACCCCCCGCACCACGCCCCCTTGTCCttgctctccccttcccttccTGCCCCCTGCCGCCTCCGCGTCGCTCCCGGCCGCCCCTCAGCGTCCCCGTGGCGCCCCGACGTGCGGGCGCGCGCTGGAGGTACCATCGGGGCGCCGCCTGCGCTTGCGCGCCCGGGCGGCGCCGTGGAGACGGACCGCCTCCCCTCCGACGTGCGGGACCGCGCCATGGAGGCGGTCGACCACTTCGGCGGTCGCGTCACCATAGGCGACGTCGCCTCTCGCGCTGGGCTGCAGCTCGCGCAGGCAGAGCGCGCGCTCCAAGCACTCGCCGCCGACACTGAAGGCTTCCTGGAG GTATCGGAGGACGGGGAGGTGCTATACGTCTTCCCAAAGGACTACAGGGCAAAGCTGGCTGGCAAATCGTTTAGGATGCGGGTCGAGCCTCTGGTTGACAAAGCCAAG CAAGTGGGTGCTTATCTGGTACGTGTTTCATTTGGCACTGCGCTCGTTGCCTCAATTGTGCTGGTGTACACTACAATCATTGCCATTCTCTCAAGCTCAAG TGATGAAGATAGTCGTGGTAGGCGGCGGAGATCTTATGGTTCTACTGTCATCATTCCAACAGATATGTTTTG GTACTTGGATGCAGATTATTACAGAAGGCGTCGAGTAGAAAACAAAAATGGGATGAACTTTATTGAATCT GTATTTTCGTTTGTGTTTGGGGATGGTGATCCAAACGATGGGCTTGAAGAGAAGCGGTGGAAGAtg ATTGGGCAGTACATTTCATCAAACGGTGGAGTTGTCACAGCTGAAGAACTAGCACCGTTTCTTGATGTGCCACCTCCATCAGAAGAGTCCAAG GACGATGAATCATTTGTTCTTCCAGTTCTTTTACGTTTCCAGGGACATCCAGAAATTGATGAGCAG GGCAATATCCTGTATCGATTCCCATCGCTGCAACGTACTGCTTCATCAAAAAGTGGTAGGAGCAGGGAATATGTGGGTACCAAATGGTCTGCAATGTTTAGCGGAATTGAAAAGTACTTAGAGGAGAAATCATGGAAATTCAG TAAAGCGAATGCATCAGAGAAGGCAATGGTTGCTGGTTTGGGAGGACTCAATCTCTTTGGTGTCATCATTCTTGGAAACTTGTTGAA GCAAATGACAGTGACACCTGGTGGACTAATCTCATTTGTGGCACAGTTATATCCTTTGCTTCAG ATATACGCTGGCTCCTTTTTTGCAATACCTTTATTTAGATGGTTTCTGCTACGCAAGACCAACAATGACATTAGAAAGAGGAATAAGGCAAGAGAACAACGAGCTCAGGAACTTGTGTCACCAGATTCTTCTCTAAGAAGAAAG TTGCTCAGTGCACGCGATATGGCTGAACGGAAAGTAATTACGCCGGAGGAGATCGTCTATACTACTGAAAAGGATCTATTGGAGCAGGATTATGAAGTCAAGGAGTGGGAGAGGAGATTTAAGGAGCTTGAATCAGAGTGA